A genomic segment from Arcobacter acticola encodes:
- a CDS encoding IS1634 family transposase, with protein MSLHIRQKKNSSGTISIQIIDRVHRKYKVIETIACVKNDLDLQIYLDVANKRLEELRQQMYPTLFDENKNEELIFIELGNNDLIPIGDELIYGKLFERLGCSSVDLDCKRLQMFKNLVVSRLLYPGSKLYLIDYLEYFKKESVDKNAIYRFLDTLYEENLKLQIEKCVFDHTYAKMNQTIAFTFYDVTTLYFESESEDDLRRIGFSKEGKLARPQIQLGLFTTLQGYPLSFEVYEGNKYEGHTLVDVLKKFQNKFQLKNKPVVVADRGMLNNNNLVYLENNGYKYILAAKIKNISNDLKEQISNLIFLNDGVTHTLKFNKDIPYTDENDNKQSININQRLVLSYSTARAKKDKHNRDKALERLKKKIEFSKSITKKDLKLSYYAKYLNIDDHKCDITFNINNQKVDNDSKLDGIKGFITNDFTLTPSEIIEHYNNQYAVEQAFRISKTDLKIRPIYHRLETRIKAHILISFVSYSIYKEFDSKLKENNIKFKFSQKLLRDIIKHMFALRTNGKLVYLKFDEIQQQVYNAIKNS; from the coding sequence ATGAGTTTACATATTAGACAGAAGAAAAATAGTAGTGGAACAATCAGTATTCAGATTATCGATAGAGTTCATAGGAAATATAAGGTTATAGAAACTATTGCTTGTGTAAAAAATGATTTAGATTTACAAATTTATTTAGATGTTGCAAATAAACGTTTAGAAGAACTGCGTCAACAAATGTATCCTACTTTATTTGATGAAAATAAAAATGAAGAGTTAATATTCATAGAACTTGGAAATAATGATTTAATACCAATAGGTGATGAATTAATCTATGGAAAATTATTTGAACGATTGGGATGTTCTAGTGTAGATTTGGATTGTAAAAGACTTCAGATGTTTAAAAATCTTGTTGTATCAAGATTACTGTATCCTGGTAGTAAATTATATTTGATTGATTATCTTGAATATTTTAAAAAAGAGAGTGTAGATAAAAATGCTATCTATAGATTTTTAGATACACTTTATGAAGAGAATTTAAAACTACAAATTGAAAAATGTGTATTTGATCATACTTATGCAAAAATGAACCAAACTATTGCATTTACATTTTATGATGTTACAACCCTGTACTTTGAATCTGAGAGTGAAGACGATCTTAGACGTATTGGATTTAGTAAAGAGGGTAAATTAGCACGTCCTCAGATACAACTGGGATTGTTTACAACACTACAAGGATATCCATTAAGCTTTGAGGTTTATGAGGGTAATAAATATGAGGGACATACTTTAGTTGATGTACTTAAAAAGTTTCAAAATAAATTTCAATTAAAAAATAAACCTGTAGTTGTAGCTGATAGAGGAATGCTAAACAATAATAATCTAGTATATCTTGAAAATAATGGATATAAATATATCCTTGCAGCCAAAATAAAAAATATATCAAATGATTTAAAAGAGCAAATATCAAACTTGATATTTTTAAATGATGGAGTAACTCATACACTTAAATTTAATAAAGATATACCATATACTGATGAGAATGACAATAAACAATCCATAAATATCAATCAAAGGTTAGTTCTTTCATATTCAACGGCAAGAGCTAAGAAAGATAAACATAATAGAGATAAAGCACTTGAAAGATTAAAGAAAAAAATTGAATTCTCAAAATCTATCACAAAAAAAGATTTAAAACTATCATACTATGCTAAATATCTTAACATCGATGATCATAAATGTGATATCACTTTTAATATCAATAATCAAAAAGTTGATAATGATTCAAAATTAGATGGTATAAAAGGTTTTATTACAAATGATTTTACACTAACACCAAGTGAAATTATAGAACACTATAATAATCAATATGCAGTAGAACAAGCATTTAGAATATCAAAAACTGATCTTAAAATCAGACCCATATACCATAGGCTAGAAACCAGAATAAAGGCTCATATTCTTATTTCATTTGTATCATACTCAATTTATAAAGAGTTTGATTCAAAACTTAAAGAAAATAATATTAAATTTAAATTCTCACAAAAACTTTTAAGAGATATAATTAAACATATGTTTGCACTTAGAACAAATGGAAAATTAGTCTACTTGAAATTTGATGAAATTCAACAACAAGTTTATAATGCAATTAAAAATAGTTAA
- a CDS encoding YaeQ family protein has protein sequence MCPYEKVRNLTLALHPSETELRLMARLVAFILNANEDLVFCKGIDQDDEPDLWEKALDGDIELWIDLGQPDEKRIKKACGRSKKVIIYTYQENMATPWFAQIEGILSRFKNLSIVHLNLDEEIIELAKRGMNLQCNISDSELTLIEKDTSTTITQRVCK, from the coding sequence GTGTGTCCATATGAGAAAGTCAGGAATTTAACACTTGCCTTACATCCAAGTGAAACGGAACTAAGATTAATGGCTCGTTTAGTTGCATTTATTTTAAATGCAAATGAAGATTTAGTATTTTGTAAAGGTATTGATCAAGATGATGAGCCTGATTTATGGGAAAAAGCTTTAGATGGAGATATTGAACTTTGGATTGATTTAGGTCAGCCTGATGAAAAACGTATCAAAAAAGCTTGTGGACGTTCTAAAAAAGTTATAATTTATACATATCAAGAAAATATGGCAACACCATGGTTTGCTCAGATTGAAGGTATTCTTTCACGATTTAAAAACCTATCTATTGTACATCTTAATCTTGATGAAGAAATAATAGAACTAGCAAAAAGAGGTATGAATTTACAATGTAATATCAGCGATAGTGAACTTACGTTAATAGAAAAAGATACAAGTACAACTATTACTCAAAGAGTATGTAAGTAA
- a CDS encoding rhodanese-like domain-containing protein: MLRIFVLLSLFFAALFADLKVVNENELTQMQNKNVVVIDIRTLGEWKEYGIIENAKPITFFDEKGNYDITKWLSEFSKYVKDKNQAFVIYCAHANRTKMLGNFLNKQVGYTNVYELEGGINYGWIDKGKKTVEYK, from the coding sequence ATGCTAAGAATTTTTGTACTTTTATCACTATTTTTTGCTGCATTATTTGCAGACTTAAAAGTAGTTAATGAGAATGAATTAACTCAAATGCAAAATAAAAATGTAGTTGTTATTGATATAAGAACATTGGGTGAATGGAAAGAATATGGAATTATTGAAAATGCTAAGCCAATAACTTTTTTTGATGAAAAAGGAAATTATGATATTACAAAATGGCTTAGTGAATTTTCAAAATATGTAAAAGACAAAAATCAAGCATTTGTAATATATTGCGCCCATGCTAATAGAACTAAAATGCTAGGAAATTTTCTAAATAAACAAGTAGGTTATACAAATGTTTATGAATTAGAAGGTGGAATAAATTATGGATGGATTGATAAAGGTAAAAAAACAGTAGAGTATAAATAG
- a CDS encoding L,D-transpeptidase, whose product MYRFFFILILLKSLIIASEVKYLEEIKTIGSQLIDKFTPEIAPVRKVDNLLSPFSYFDTLLIVVNSKNNIMTVSGKSKRGLKLLKSYKVSTAKKDIKKPLGEGNITSIALNPVWYPTSDTIESFKKRGIDLPTVVPGGDKLNYMGSAKINLTHRVDGKDTFRIHGTLSEKTIGSYESAGCIRMKNEEVVQLVEILNEFIDFKSINDIKVILK is encoded by the coding sequence ATGTATAGATTTTTTTTCATTTTAATATTACTTAAATCACTAATAATTGCATCTGAAGTAAAATATTTAGAAGAAATAAAAACTATTGGTAGTCAGCTAATAGATAAATTTACCCCTGAAATAGCTCCTGTAAGAAAAGTTGATAACCTTCTATCTCCTTTTAGCTATTTTGATACACTACTAATTGTTGTAAACTCTAAAAATAATATAATGACCGTAAGTGGAAAAAGTAAAAGAGGTCTTAAACTTCTAAAAAGCTATAAAGTATCAACAGCAAAAAAAGATATAAAAAAACCTTTAGGTGAGGGAAATATAACTTCTATTGCCTTAAATCCTGTTTGGTATCCAACTTCTGATACTATAGAAAGTTTTAAAAAAAGAGGAATAGATTTACCAACAGTAGTTCCAGGTGGAGATAAGTTGAACTATATGGGTTCAGCAAAAATAAACCTAACTCATAGGGTTGATGGAAAAGATACCTTTAGAATACATGGAACTCTTAGTGAAAAAACAATAGGTTCTTATGAATCAGCTGGTTGTATAAGAATGAAAAATGAAGAAGTTGTGCAACTAGTAGAAATCTTAAATGAATTTATAGACTTTAAAAGTATAAATGATATAAAAGTAATTTTGAAATAA
- a CDS encoding PAS domain S-box protein — translation MKKDNLSTSQKIILISLILFIIVLTIISTTTNLLKKDAEESHKNIANIYNKTFSEHFNNSIYNIELFINGLEVIYLENEDEKIIDDYLLKYLRENPYIRSINILDEEIITKSTNKSNLGLFVVTDEFYPKPIFKKDILRFGNSFVGRDFYEGKEITNQLEYSNKESLFLPISKLVHLENKNYIVLLALNIEQFLNKYNQNLEKESAHMEVLNFDGEVLFSNDKFIKIGEKLLDDEILDVLNERNSYLGIKEFKSVNKNIISIENIKDYPLSLLLRFDYEKSLENWEEKRLNFLFIISLLLVFIIILILIFIIRNDKTKQEEIETHKLKIQSQKRFKILFEQTHFFSFILNEDGKINKINNTVLSFLGNTKDNYIGVYIWDLYCFNNECKIWLENAIKNRENDIEKELVITNLDSKRKYIDITINSIIIDDKKELVLFGRDISEKKEHERELIQAYQVFKNTHDGIMITDDKNKIINVNDAFMRCTGYKLEEVLNQNPSILRSEKNNPNFYEDMWKELVENNYWDGEIVNKKKDGTSYVEKLTISAVYNKKNKLTNYIGIFSDISKQKQQEEIIKEKERMLFQQSKMASMGEMLGNIAHQWRQPLSVISVAAGAVKLGHEYEGTYGEKEIIDFLDSINNSTQYLSETIDDFRNFFTQDIENNDFDCVNAINKTLKLLSSDFKYKEINIIFKRIESDNIFASENEFKQVMMNIFNNAKYVLLEKVLDEKKYIFIDVYIEGSYINIDVVDNAGGIDENIIDKIFEPYFTTKHKSIGTGIGLYMVEEILTKHMNGEISAINENYIYEDLPYKGAKFSIKIPISKNIKI, via the coding sequence TTGAAAAAAGACAATCTAAGTACCTCACAAAAAATAATTTTAATTAGCTTAATACTTTTTATTATTGTTCTTACTATAATCTCAACAACAACTAATTTATTAAAAAAAGATGCAGAAGAATCCCATAAAAATATAGCAAATATTTATAATAAAACTTTTTCTGAACATTTTAATAATAGTATCTATAATATTGAGTTATTTATAAATGGTCTGGAAGTTATATATTTAGAAAATGAAGATGAAAAAATCATTGATGATTATTTATTAAAATATTTAAGAGAAAATCCATATATTAGATCTATTAATATTTTAGATGAAGAAATAATTACTAAAAGTACAAATAAATCTAATTTAGGTTTATTTGTAGTTACAGATGAATTCTACCCTAAACCTATTTTTAAAAAAGATATTTTACGATTTGGAAACTCCTTTGTAGGAAGAGATTTTTATGAAGGTAAAGAGATAACAAATCAGCTTGAGTATTCAAATAAAGAGTCTCTTTTCCTTCCTATATCGAAGCTTGTTCATCTTGAGAATAAAAATTATATAGTTTTATTAGCATTAAATATTGAGCAGTTTTTAAATAAATATAATCAAAATTTAGAAAAAGAATCAGCTCATATGGAAGTTTTAAATTTTGATGGTGAAGTTTTATTTTCAAATGATAAATTTATAAAAATAGGTGAGAAACTATTAGATGATGAGATTTTAGATGTTTTAAATGAAAGAAATAGTTATTTAGGAATTAAAGAATTTAAGTCAGTAAATAAAAATATTATTTCAATTGAAAATATAAAAGATTATCCACTATCGCTATTACTTCGTTTTGATTATGAAAAAAGCCTTGAAAACTGGGAAGAAAAAAGATTAAATTTTTTATTTATTATCTCTCTTCTTTTGGTGTTTATTATTATATTGATATTAATTTTTATAATAAGAAATGATAAAACTAAGCAAGAAGAGATAGAAACTCATAAGCTAAAAATACAAAGTCAAAAAAGATTTAAGATACTTTTTGAACAAACTCATTTTTTTTCTTTTATTTTAAATGAAGATGGAAAAATCAATAAGATAAATAATACAGTATTGTCTTTTTTAGGAAATACTAAAGATAATTACATAGGGGTTTATATTTGGGATTTATATTGTTTTAATAATGAATGTAAAATTTGGCTAGAAAATGCAATAAAAAATCGTGAAAACGATATTGAAAAAGAGTTAGTAATAACTAATTTAGATTCTAAAAGAAAATATATTGATATTACTATTAACTCAATTATTATTGATGATAAAAAAGAATTAGTACTTTTTGGAAGAGATATAAGTGAAAAGAAAGAACATGAACGAGAATTAATACAAGCCTATCAAGTATTTAAAAACACCCATGATGGAATTATGATTACAGATGATAAAAATAAAATAATAAATGTAAATGATGCTTTTATGCGTTGTACAGGATATAAATTAGAAGAAGTACTAAATCAAAATCCTAGTATTTTAAGATCTGAAAAAAATAACCCAAATTTCTATGAAGATATGTGGAAAGAGTTAGTAGAAAATAATTATTGGGATGGTGAAATAGTCAATAAGAAAAAAGATGGAACGTCATATGTAGAAAAACTTACAATCAGTGCTGTTTATAATAAAAAAAATAAATTGACAAACTATATTGGTATTTTTTCAGATATTTCAAAACAAAAACAACAAGAAGAGATTATAAAAGAAAAAGAAAGAATGCTTTTCCAACAATCAAAAATGGCATCAATGGGAGAGATGTTAGGAAATATCGCCCATCAATGGAGACAGCCTTTAAGTGTGATTAGTGTGGCAGCTGGAGCTGTTAAACTGGGGCACGAATATGAGGGAACGTATGGGGAAAAAGAAATCATAGATTTTCTTGATTCTATTAATAATTCTACTCAATATTTATCTGAAACTATAGATGATTTTAGAAATTTCTTTACACAAGATATTGAAAATAATGATTTTGATTGTGTAAATGCTATCAATAAGACTTTGAAATTATTGTCATCAGATTTTAAATATAAAGAAATAAATATTATTTTTAAAAGAATTGAATCTGATAATATTTTTGCAAGCGAAAATGAATTTAAGCAAGTAATGATGAATATTTTTAATAATGCAAAATATGTATTACTTGAAAAAGTTTTAGATGAAAAGAAATATATATTTATAGATGTTTATATAGAAGGTAGTTATATAAATATAGATGTTGTTGATAATGCAGGAGGTATTGATGAAAATATTATAGATAAAATATTTGAACCATATTTCACTACAAAACATAAAAGTATTGGTACTGGAATCGGCTTATATATGGTTGAAGAAATTTTAACTAAACATATGAATGGTGAAATTAGTGCAATAAATGAAAATTATATTTATGAAGACCTGCCTTATAAAGGAGCAAAGTTTTCTATAAAAATACCCATATCTAAAAATATAAAAATTTAA
- a CDS encoding substrate-binding periplasmic protein yields the protein MILKKIIISLFFFQLFLFAQESRLDKILLEKSIKVCVWPEYFGISYLDNRTQKLVGIDVDLAKELAKDLKVNLEFVASSFPKFISDITEDRCDIAMFAIGNTESRREKVRFTTPHLQSDIYAITTKNNKKIENWDDIDKEGVIVAVAKGTYHEPVMREKLKNAQLLVVDSMHAREQEVQSGRADVFMTDYPFGKRMLAKTDWAKLIKPSSTYHLTPYAWTLAYGDDKFYNRIEKFISDIKIDGRLYEIAKHNELNPIVKIK from the coding sequence GTGATTCTTAAAAAAATTATTATTTCATTATTTTTCTTTCAACTCTTTTTGTTTGCACAAGAGAGTAGATTGGATAAAATATTATTAGAAAAGAGCATAAAAGTATGTGTTTGGCCTGAATATTTTGGTATTAGTTATTTGGATAATAGAACACAAAAACTTGTTGGAATCGATGTTGATTTAGCTAAAGAATTAGCTAAAGATTTAAAGGTTAATTTAGAGTTTGTAGCGAGTTCGTTTCCTAAATTTATTTCAGATATTACTGAAGATAGATGTGATATTGCAATGTTTGCAATAGGAAATACAGAATCTAGACGTGAAAAAGTAAGATTTACTACACCTCACTTACAAAGCGATATTTATGCAATTACTACAAAAAATAATAAAAAAATAGAAAACTGGGATGATATTGATAAAGAAGGAGTGATTGTTGCTGTTGCAAAGGGAACATACCACGAGCCTGTAATGAGAGAAAAATTAAAAAATGCTCAATTATTAGTTGTTGATAGTATGCACGCAAGAGAACAAGAGGTTCAATCAGGACGTGCAGATGTTTTTATGACTGATTACCCTTTTGGAAAAAGAATGTTAGCTAAAACCGATTGGGCAAAACTTATTAAACCTAGTTCTACTTATCATTTAACACCATACGCTTGGACTCTTGCTTATGGAGATGATAAGTTTTATAATCGAATAGAAAAGTTTATTTCTGATATAAAGATTGATGGTAGATTATATGAGATTGCTAAACATAATGAATTAAATCCAATAGTAAAAATAAAGTAA
- a CDS encoding trans-sulfuration enzyme family protein, whose protein sequence is MTKQIETSLCHMASFAPFDDVSGASHFPIYNTGTFDLKKQKGDKIYDYTRSDNPTREVLENLFTHVERGAGCVCTHTGIACVSLLFETVLKANSHILVEADCYGGTFRLLKIFKEKYNVTVHFADFLDFENLEHILATNPIDLVLCESPTNPGLKIIDLKKVADLTHKYNALFAVDNSLATFISQRPLELGADFSLFSTTKYISGHGAVVAGAIVAKTEELSDKIHYYANAHGRSQNPMDVYLISLGIPTLKVRMAEHEKNSILIAKFLEEQDYIVKVTHPALKSHPQYDLAKSQMAYIPGLFCVDFNSIELAESFIENTKLFGEKCSFGSPDSRVEIPAKISHASFSKEELAAIGISDSTVRFSIGLENVEDLIADIKQAVKK, encoded by the coding sequence ATGACTAAACAAATAGAAACATCTTTATGCCATATGGCTTCATTTGCACCATTTGATGATGTAAGTGGCGCTTCACATTTCCCAATTTATAACACAGGGACTTTTGATTTAAAAAAGCAAAAGGGTGATAAAATATATGATTATACAAGAAGTGATAATCCTACACGTGAAGTTTTAGAAAACCTTTTCACTCATGTTGAGAGAGGTGCAGGATGTGTGTGTACACATACAGGAATAGCTTGTGTATCACTTTTATTTGAAACAGTTTTAAAAGCAAATTCTCATATTTTAGTGGAAGCTGATTGTTATGGTGGGACATTTAGATTATTAAAAATCTTTAAAGAAAAATATAATGTTACTGTTCATTTTGCAGATTTTTTAGATTTTGAAAATTTAGAGCATATTTTAGCAACAAATCCTATTGACTTAGTTTTATGTGAAAGTCCTACAAATCCAGGTCTTAAAATCATAGATTTAAAAAAAGTAGCAGATTTAACACATAAATACAATGCCCTATTTGCAGTTGATAATTCCCTTGCAACTTTTATTTCTCAAAGACCTTTAGAGCTTGGAGCTGATTTTTCACTATTTTCAACTACAAAATATATTTCAGGTCATGGAGCTGTGGTTGCTGGTGCAATCGTTGCAAAAACAGAAGAGCTAAGTGACAAAATCCACTACTATGCAAATGCTCACGGAAGAAGTCAAAATCCTATGGATGTCTATTTAATCAGTCTAGGAATTCCAACATTAAAAGTAAGAATGGCTGAACATGAAAAAAACTCTATATTAATTGCTAAGTTTTTAGAAGAGCAAGATTACATAGTAAAAGTAACTCATCCAGCTTTAAAATCACATCCTCAATATGACTTAGCAAAAAGCCAAATGGCTTATATTCCAGGTCTATTTTGTGTAGATTTTAACAGTATTGAATTAGCTGAGAGTTTTATAGAAAATACAAAACTTTTTGGAGAAAAATGTTCATTTGGAAGTCCAGATAGCAGAGTTGAAATTCCTGCAAAAATTTCCCATGCATCTTTTTCAAAAGAAGAACTAGCTGCCATTGGAATAAGTGATAGTACGGTTAGATTTTCTATTGGTTTAGAAAATGTTGAAGATTTAATCGCTGATATAAAACAAGCTGTAAAGAAGTAG
- a CDS encoding PLP-dependent transferase, translating to MSQSIFSHIPCGQTLPLNNIHAVSVSMPELQDVIDYEEQTPEILEKIKSAYPRFVMHPYLKILASHIKEKYKVSNAYEVVLLSSQKAVDVVSSKYFIHNKIEINEPFGVILVQNGTTQLQKVLKFIQHVGYNLSSRLAQDYLFEIGLLNNIHQEELENKTIAKEIVISELAKAYKQPKQNICLTPSGMNAVYCALKGLKPIQERNGKNKLIQLGWLYLDTMNIVEHYFDENKIFYDINNLDLLEEYLKTNGHTISAIITEIPTNPLLQTVDLVRLKELCLKYNIVLVIDATFATPYNLDLKPYADIYIESLTKFACGNADVLMGALILNENSKISMMSQEFFKHADEPYIKDIQRLAFQIKDYEKRMKVISKNTKLLVEYFKKAPFIDEIFYCLNPKYASNYQKLMIDENSLTGIISVTFKKDFKEIYDKLNFAKGPSLGTEFTLLMPYTYLAHYDLILTKSGNEFLEKIGLPINLLRISVGCEDINDIINEFERV from the coding sequence ATGAGTCAATCAATTTTTAGTCATATTCCTTGTGGACAAACATTACCTTTAAATAACATTCACGCAGTTTCTGTTTCTATGCCAGAACTTCAAGATGTTATTGATTATGAAGAGCAAACACCAGAAATTTTAGAGAAAATAAAAAGTGCATATCCAAGATTTGTGATGCATCCATATTTAAAAATCCTAGCTTCTCATATAAAAGAGAAATACAAAGTTTCAAATGCCTATGAAGTTGTACTTTTAAGCTCACAAAAAGCTGTTGATGTGGTAAGTAGCAAATATTTTATTCACAATAAAATAGAAATAAATGAACCTTTTGGAGTGATTTTAGTTCAAAATGGAACAACACAACTACAAAAAGTTTTAAAGTTTATTCAACACGTTGGATATAACTTATCTTCAAGACTAGCTCAAGATTATCTATTTGAAATTGGATTATTAAATAATATTCACCAAGAAGAACTTGAAAATAAAACTATTGCAAAAGAGATTGTTATAAGTGAGTTAGCAAAGGCATATAAACAACCAAAACAAAATATCTGTTTAACACCATCTGGAATGAATGCAGTTTATTGTGCGCTAAAAGGATTAAAACCAATCCAAGAGCGAAATGGCAAAAATAAACTAATTCAACTTGGATGGTTATACCTTGATACTATGAATATAGTTGAGCACTATTTTGATGAAAATAAAATCTTTTATGATATTAATAATCTTGATTTACTAGAAGAATATCTAAAAACAAATGGTCATACAATTTCAGCAATAATCACAGAAATTCCAACAAATCCCCTACTTCAAACGGTAGATTTAGTAAGATTAAAAGAGCTTTGTTTAAAATATAATATTGTTTTAGTAATAGATGCAACTTTTGCAACACCATACAATCTTGATTTAAAACCCTATGCAGATATTTATATAGAATCACTTACAAAGTTCGCTTGTGGGAATGCAGATGTTTTAATGGGTGCATTAATTTTAAATGAAAACTCAAAAATCTCTATGATGTCTCAAGAGTTTTTCAAACACGCCGATGAGCCATATATCAAAGATATTCAAAGATTAGCTTTTCAAATAAAAGATTATGAAAAAAGAATGAAAGTAATATCAAAAAATACAAAACTTCTAGTTGAGTATTTTAAAAAAGCACCTTTTATAGATGAGATTTTTTATTGTTTAAATCCAAAATATGCCTCAAACTATCAAAAACTAATGATTGATGAGAACTCTTTAACAGGTATTATTTCTGTGACATTTAAAAAAGATTTCAAAGAGATATATGACAAATTAAACTTTGCAAAAGGTCCTAGTTTGGGAACTGAATTTACACTTTTAATGCCTTATACTTATTTGGCACATTATGATTTGATTTTGACAAAAAGTGGAAATGAATTTTTAGAAAAAATTGGACTTCCAATAAATCTTCTTAGAATCTCTGTTGGATGTGAAGATATAAATGATATTATAAATGAGTTTGAGAGAGTTTGA